A window of the Sabethes cyaneus chromosome 1, idSabCyanKW18_F2, whole genome shotgun sequence genome harbors these coding sequences:
- the LOC128745696 gene encoding uncharacterized protein LOC128745696 yields the protein MKPNSPILTIITSRHRALVDEAVNHIESLRYLQQEINGTAEHFFVFLIVSALDKSARQAWEARQKKGELPNYQQTIDFLKARCQVLENCEAVVQPAPSNPKPHPPQRSVPQRSHAASTGPSQPPVSCEICGGPHRNVQCSALSSLAPAQKNEKIRAAGVCFNCLRKGHRSKDCPSDKTCHKYQRRHHTLLHENEEHSRGTKTNISLPTETMATPPPIPAATSSQMLAPVNQPVSTTCSANFAQSTKTVLLLTSVVQVYDSRNQARPCRVLLDSGSQVNLITEDMANRLGIPKKPANIPIVGINALRPRSLECLVTPRVTGTIPTSKIDIAHWMIPEGLVLADPKFHIPDKVDLLIGGELFFDLLKPGHLSLADGLPQLRDTQLGWIIAGVIIEPPHASNVSPMYVHASAADIERNMQQFWQIEEVPDVPNLSTEEIACEAHFLSTYQRDESGRFMVQLPFNSDLPLLDDCRALALKRFLMLEKRLVRNPELRIQYVDFIWEYEALGHCREIMESEDPPNQQSYNLPHHAVLRPSSSSTKCRVVFDASAKSSPSHLSLNEVLHVGPAVQNDLHHIMLRFRKFKVAFTGDICKMYRQVVEAPSDRRFLRIFWREQPSLPLRVLELCTITYGTASAPYQATRCLVQLVKEDGENFPIAARIVKEETYMDDVLSGADSVEDAIVAKQQLKELLSRGGFPIRKWCSNSQQLMENIPIDERETMIPGEQGVNETIKVLGLRWDPTADTLKIAYHPNPPVKQPPTKRTVYSEIAKFFDPLGLVSPVIVLAKLLAQKLWQLKINWDNPVDENITKQWQNLQLSLMHLHDIEIPRCVILDNAVAYELHGFSDASTTAYGACIYLRSLFADGSAKLRLLTSKSKVAPLSELTIPRKELCAALLLTRLLAKVLPALDMPVQEVVL from the exons ACATCGTGCCCTTGTTGATGAAGCAGTCAACCACATCGAAAGCCTGCGCTACCTCCAGCAGGAGATCAATGGAACGGCAGAGCATTTCTTCGTTTTCCTGATCGTGTCAGCTCTCGACAAGAGTGCACGCCAGGCTTGGGAAGCAAGGCAGAAGAAGGGTGAGTTACCGAATTACCAGCAGACCATCGACTTCCTGAAAGCCAGATGCCAGGTTCTGGAGAACTGTGAAGCAGTAGTCCAGCCAGCCCCATCGAATCCAAAGCCCCATCCACCACAAAGAAGTGTACCACAAAGAAGCCATGCTGCATCGACCGGCCCATCCCAACCACCAGTCTCCTGTGAAATTTGCGGCGGTCCCCATCGAAACGTCCAGTGTTCGGCCCTATCCAGCCTAGCCCCAGCCCAGAAGAACGAGAAGATTCGAGCAGCTGGAGTCTGTTTCAACTGCCTGCGCAAAGGCCATCGCTCCAAAGATTGCCCTTCCGATAAGACATGCCACAAGTATCAACGCCGACATCACACGTTGCTCCATGAGAATGAAGAACACAGCCGAGGTACGAAGACCAACATATCACTTCCCACCGAGACGATGGCGACCCCGCCACCGATACCAGCTGCCACATCATCGCAGATGCTAGCACCAGTGAACCAACCGGTTTCAACAACGTGTTCCGCAAACTTCGCCCAATCCACCAAGACTGTACTGCTGTTGACTTCGGTGGTTCAGGTCTACGACAGTAGAAATCAAGCACGTCCATGCCGTGTGCTGTTGGATAGCGGTTCCCAGGTCAACTTAATCACGGAAGATATGGCCAACCGTCTTGGCATCCCAAAGAAGCCAGCCAACATCCCGATTGTTGGCATTAACGCCCTACGCCCACGCTC TCTGGAGTGTCTGGTAACTCCAAGAGTGACTGGGACAATTCCAACTTCCAAGATCGACATCGCCCATTGGATGATCCCAGAAGGACTGGTCCTTGCCGATCCCAAGTTCCACATTCCCGACAAAGTGGACTTGCTGATTGGTGGGGAATTATTCTTCGACTTGCTGAAGCCAGGTCACCTCAGCCTAGCAGATGGATTACCACAGCTACGTGATACACAGCTTGGGTGGATAATAGCTGGCGTCATAATCGAACCACCACATGCATCCAACGTTTCTCCCATGTACGTCCACGCATCGGCTGCAGACATCGAGCGGAACATGCAACAGTTTTGGCAAATCGAGGAAGTACCAGACGTCCCCAACCTGTCGACCGAAGAGATAGCATGCGAAGCCCACTTCCTGTCTACCTACCAGCGTGATGAATCTGGAAGATTCATGGTCCAGCTCCCGTTCAATAGTGATCTTCCCCTCCTGGACGACTGTCGTGCTCTGGCCCTAAAGCGTTTTCTGATGTTGGAGAAACGACTCGTCCGCAATCCAGAACTTCGAATTCAGTATGTGGATTTCATCTGGGAGTACGAGGCTCTCGGTCACTGCCGGGAAATCATGGAATCTGAAGACCCGCCCAACCAGCAGAGCTACAACCTTCCTCACCATGCTGTACTTCGACCTTCCAGCTCGAGCACGAAATGCCGTGTCGTGTTCGACGCAAGTGCCAAATCTTCGCCGTCGCATCTTTCGCTGAACGAGGTACTCCACGTCGGTCCAGCAGTGCAAAACGATCTACATCACATCATGCTACGATTCCGTAAATTCAAGGTAGCATTTACCGGAGACATCTGTAAAATGTACCGTCAAGTAGTCGAAGCCCCATCGGATCGTCGATTCTTGCGCATTTTCTGGCGAGAGCAGCCATCGTTGCCTTTGCGTGTCTTGGAGTTGTGCACTATTACCTACGGTACCGCATCGGCCCCTTATCAAGCAACCAGgtgcttggtacagctcgtcaAGGAAGATGGCGAGAACTTTCCCATCGCCGCTCGTATAGTGAAGGAGGAGACCTACATGGACGACGTACTGTCAGGAGCTGACTCGGTGGAAGATGCTATCGTGGCTAAACAGCAGTTAAAGGAACTCCTAAGTCGAGGAGGTTTTCCTATTCGAAAATGGTGCTCTAACTCCCAGCAGCTGATGGAGAACATTCCTATCGATGAACGTGAGACGATGATTCCGGGGGAGCAAGGAGTGAACGAAACCATAAAAGTGTTAGGCTTGCGTTGGGACCCAACCGCCGATACGCTGAAGATCGCCTATCATCCGAATCCACCTGTGAAACAACCACCAACGAAACGTACGGTGTACTCCGAGATTGCTAAATTCTTCGACCCCCTTGGACTGGTTTCGCCGGTGATCGTCTTGGCGAAGCTCCTCGCGCAGAAGCTGTGGCAGCTTAAAATCAACTGGGACAATCCGGTGGATGAAAATATTACCAAGCAGTGGCAAAATCTTCAACTTTCCCTAATGCATCTCCACGACATCGAGATCCCTCGGTGTGTTATTTTGGACAATGCAGTCGCCTACGAGTTACATGGTTTTTCGGATGCCTCCACAACGGCATACGGAGCATGCATCTACCTACGATCCCTTTTTGCTGATGGTTCGGCAAAGCTTCGTCTTCTCACCAGTAAATCCAAAGTGGCGCCTTTGAGTGAGCTCACCATTCCACGGAAAGAATTGTGTGCCGCCCTCCTGTTGACCCGTTTACTGGCGAAGGTACTGCCAGCCCTGGATATGCCGGTTCAGGAAGTTGTGCTGTGA